Within Cololabis saira isolate AMF1-May2022 chromosome 14, fColSai1.1, whole genome shotgun sequence, the genomic segment TCTAAAGACCAGAAACACCGTTAGCATCTACGGACGAGAAACACCGTTAGCATCTAAAGACCAGAAACACCGTTAGCATCTACGGACCAGAAACACCGTTAGCATCTAAAGACCAGAAACACCGTTAGCATCTACGGACCAGAAACACCGTTAGCATCTACGGACCAGAAATACTGTTAGCATCTAAAGACCAGAAACACCGTTAGCGTCTAAAGACCAGAAACACCGTTAGCATCTAAAGACCAGAAACATCGTTAGCATCTACGGACCAGAAACACCGTTAGCATCTAAAGACCAGAAACACCATTAGCATCTACGGACCAGAAACACCGTTAGCATCTACGGACCAGAAACACCGTTAGCATCTACGGACCAGAAATACCGTTAGCATCTACGGACCAGAAACACCGTTAGCATCTACGGACCAGAAACACCGTTAGCATCTACGGACCAGAAATACTGTTACCATCTAAAGACCAGAAACACCATTAGCATCTAAAGACCAGAAACACCGTTAGCATCTACGGACCAGAAATACTGTTAGCATCTACGGACCAGAAATACTGTTAGCATCTAAAGACCAGAAACACCGTTAGCATCTACGGACCAGAAATACTGTTAGCATCTACGGACCAGAAACACCGTTAGCGTCTAAAGACCAGAAACACCGTTAGCTCGTCTCTGGAGATTAGAGATCCGGCTGAACCAGGAAACTCACCTTCCGTTGAAGGAAGTTCGTACTGCACATCGAAGGGAGTCTGCGACGAGTCGCCTGCAACCACAGATTATTCAGCATTTAAAGGGttttctctgtctttaacatatataaagtgtttttttcttgctttaacatatataaagtggtctcccctcagcctgccaactcagagaaggaggaaacaaccagattctgcagtgtctgtacagccgcccggatgatcgtccagtgtgatgtggatctacgagccaataagattctgatccccaaagttacggaaccaaaatgcaaaccacgcccagaACTataaaccgtgtaactgcatgagagtcTGACTATCAAACCACTAACAACTATAAACCCGTGTAACTGCAGAGAGAAGGAGTGATCTGGTCAGACCAGGAACTCTAACGAGGGAGAGCAGAAGAGCAAAGAGGAGCTACGGAGAAAGACTGCAGAGTCGCCTCTCtgctaaccctgaccctcctCTGGGTGCAGAACATCAGCAGAATCTGCGGAACATCTGCTGATGTtctgctgatgttctacaaaagaatcgatctttagacataagtaTCGATTCTTAGGcatgaatcgatttagaatgggAAAGTGGATGTTTCCAAGGCCGGCCTACTGAGTGTTTAATGAACCAACGGTTTACCTGACAGTCCTCCCATCCCCCCCGGGGGGCCCATGGCTGTCTCTCCTCCGTTGggagatccctccatcatgtcgtcgtcctcctccatctcctcgtcgtcctcgtcctcctcctctccgtcctcgtcctccagcgggcccaggtccaggttctggccGTCGTCCATCTCCAGGATCTGCAGCACGATCTTCTCCGTCTGGTTCAGGTCCCGGGACAGACGGGAGTTCAGGCCGCGGTTCGGGACCGTCCCCGACCGCATGGCTGCTACCTGGATCAACCAATCAATcgtatttcaatgcaaaaaacagcgtcttataatcaggccaatacggtactttgtttcatttcctgctccaaactgttccagagtctccacagttccacattctgcacattgttgttcctactttatgttttctaaagTTTATTTCTCTCTCCGTGAACAAACCTTGCGTTTGGTGTCACACTTCAGGTCCGACCACTTCTTGATCACCTCGATCACTTCGCGCTGGCACTCGCCGATCTCGTTCACACGAGCCGCGATCTCGGCCCAGGTTCTCTTCTTCACGTCCGTCGGAACGCCGCGGTTAAACTTCCCTAcggaggaaagaaagagaatATGACCTATGACCACCACGAGTGTATTGTTTCGTACCCACGACCACCATGAGAGTATTATTTCGTACCTACGACCACCATGAGAGTATTATTTTGTACCTACGACCACCATGAGAGTATTGTTTCGTACCCACGACCACCATGAGAGTATTGTTTCGTACCTACGACCACCATGAGTGTATTATTTTGTACCTACGACCACCATGAGTGTATTGTTTCGTACCTACGACCACCATGAGAGTATTGTTTCATACCTACGACCACCATGAGTGTATTATTTTGTACCCACGACCACCATGAGAGTATTGTTTCGTACCCACGACCACCATGAGAGTATTGTTTCGTACCTACGACCACCATGAGTGTATTATTTCGTACCTACAACCACCATGAGAGTATTGTTTCGTACCCACGACCACCATGAGAGTATTATTTCGTACCTACGACCACCATGAGTGTATTGTTTCGTACCTACGACCACCATGAGAGTATTGTTTCGTACCCACGACTACCATGAGAGTATTGTTTCGTACCTACGACCACCATGAGAGTATTGTTTCGTACCCACGACTACCATGAGAGTATTGTTTCGTACCTACGACCACCATGAGTGTATTGTTTCGTACCTACGACCACCATGAGTGTATTGTTTCGTACCTACGACCACCATGAGTGTATTGTTTCGTACCTACGACCACCAAGCGGTGCTTCCTCACTTCGTCCAGCAGGATATGAACTTCACTGAAGGTGAACCGAGCTTTCCTCTTCTTGAAGCGGATGATGCTGTCCTGGTTGAGCAGGACGGGCGAAGACATCGTCCCCGAGCCGCGTCCCGGCGCCGTTACCACGTCCATCAACGTCCAGCGATGTCACAATGTCCAGATGTGAACTGGAGGATCAACAGTCTGGATGACGGAAGGAAAACAAGTTCTGATCATTAACTAACAAGTTCAGGGgcttcatttataaaagagtgtgtagaattcatactaaaagtgcacgataacccaaaagccgaaaatggcggacgcaaaaaaaaatctggatttatgaaaccgtgtgcacgcacacttgcatgcAAATGTTCtctataaatcacagtccagctggaaggttgcacaggtgatttcggctcataccccgccctctacacgcccacttcataccataaacggccaatgcaaagtagttaatgactgtatttgcatatgaatgagctgctgagcatgcgcagcgccacctgcagtctgtttttgctgcgtcaggatgaatgagacgtgtcgagccaccgggacactaaatttcacggagactgagatctagatgttgtggatgaggtggaggcaggaaaacgagattatttggtggtcacagtaaaagtagaaaaagtatataaatagtataaaataaagcgagtgagtggcagcacgccgttgctgcgctaaacgctgtgagtgccacggacagatggtgcagaaaaaaaagaagtggtgttatctgaaggtggaggccaagaggtacggagcgCCTAAAGggacatggattttttttattctgatcaGTTCTGATCATTAACTAACAAGTTCTGATCATTAGCTAACAAGATAATTGACActgttgtaagtggagaaaaatgaagcctCTTTacgttttttaaatgatttcaaaggttttttttgtctctataaAAAATAGGAAGTCAAATAACTGCAAAAAAATGATATATAGCCgatcttttattttaatctcttcctgaaatgaaagagaaagcaagtaaaacttaaaaggaacagagaggtttaaaaaaccaagattcaggactaaattgatggaacgttgtgtttctgtgaaaggaatctgtttatggaacaatctgaacaaagaaaccaaagaatccaaatcaaacattacattcaaaagaacaattaaagcctgtatggtaaggaaatataatgaaatatgttagttaagtttgacatacccatagacggcggtaattttattttagttttttttatttacttagttgttttttttttaatttttaatttatgttattttttgtaaatgtatttcttgggaaaaaggggcagattagagaagattcttcttctttctgctccctttcattcacaatttaggaacgtttgtatttgtattgaattgtttgttttatctttgaatgaaataaagaaaaatgaaaatgctttactattttttttttattcatattactTGTTTTCCttattgtttgtgtttatgtatCTTGTTAATGATTCCTCCCAAaatatgttctattttcttatattgtaTTTCCTTTACTAGGGGtttgtataaatgtgttttcttgtgtGTGAATAATCCTCTTTTATCTGACACGTTAGggttatttttaataatttccTTGTACATTATTTGAATAAagtaattattattgtttcctTATTGCGTTCAGaaagaattattttattatttgtctttttccttctttctttttttctaggaAGCAAATACTGGCATGTGTTTTCATTTGAACAtgcaatttcttattttttttattttttatttcctagtttgttgattttattcgttttttttttgtttttgccattTCTTAAATTATAAAGCAGGTTTTCTTTGCACAAACTTGTTTTACTTGATGCACAAACATGTTGTAATGagaaataatgttaataaaaatattttaaaaataagtgttttcttgtttataaattgtgttcaataaaaaaaatttaagaggaaatagaaaaaaaacaggataaaaatttgttttttcttctttataaattgtgttcaataaaaaataaaataaaatagaggataaagaagaaaaaaacaggatataaatgtgttttttcttgttcataaattctgttcaataaaataaaatagaggaaatagaagaaaaaaacacaaaaggatATAGATATGTGTTCTTGTTtataattcaataaaaaaataaaatagataaagaaaaagaaacaggatataaatatgttttcttgtttataaattgtgtttaataaaataaaataaaggataaagaagaaaaaaaagtgaatataaatgtgtttttttgtttataaattctgttcaataaaataaaatagaggaaataggagaaaaaaaacacaagaggatataaatgtgttttcttttttataaattgtgtttaataaaataaaatagataaagaaaaaaaaacagaatataaatgtgtttattcttctttataaattgtgttcaataaaaaaataaaataaaatagataaagaaaaaaacagaatataaatgtgttttcttgtttataaattttgttcaataaaaaaattaaatagcgaatatagaagaaaaaaaacaaatgtgtttttttcttgtttataaattgtgttcaataaaaataaaataagaggataaagaaaaagaaacaggatataaatatgttttcttgtttataaattgtgtttaataaaataaaggataaagaagaaaaaaaacagaatataaatgtgttttcttgtttataaattttgttcaataaaaaaattaaatagcgaatatagaagaaaaaaacaaatgtgttttcttgtttataaattgtgttcaacaaaataaaataaaggatataGAAAACACAACAGGATGCTAATGTGCTAAGAGGCTGCGCTGCaggaatgaacacatgaataagTATATTTATCCACATGCACCAGGTTtacaagctaaagttaataAAGTATATAAAGAACAAACAACCCCCGTAAAAACTAACACAGCTTCGGTCTGAGAAAGTTTCAGTTTGTGCAGAAACGAGCGTTAGCAGCATTAGCTGCTAGTTAGCTGCTAGGCGGCTAACGCGGTTATATCCGGTTAATGTTCCAGAACTAAAACACGCACTAAAACCAACCTGCACCAGTTAATGCTGGTTTACTGAACCGGCTCTGTTTCTGGACCGATCCCGCGGGTTAAACGCTCATATTTGCGGTTTAAAAGGTCATAATTTACAGTTTAAATGGTCATATTTACGTCTTTGTGGAGGATCCAGCTGCATGGCTCCGCTGGTGCTCTTATTGTGAAGGAGCTGCACTTCCGGCATACCGGCCCGCCCCTTCCGGCCCCGCACgcaggccccgccccttccGGCACATGCAGAGAAcgtaatgttttaatgttttagtgttttaatgttttagtgttttaatgttttaatgttttagtgttttaatgttgtaatgttttaatgttttaatgttttagtgttttaatgttgtaatgttttaatgttttagtgttttaatgttttagtgttttaatgttttagtgttttaatgttttagtgttttaatgttgtagtgttttaatgttttaatgttttagtgttttaatgttgtaatgttttaatgttttagtgttttaatgttttagcattttaatgttttagtgttttaatgttttaatgttttagtgttttaatgttttagtgttttaatgttttggtcTTTTAAAGTTGTAATGTATGGCTTTCTGATCACTGAAACTGACCAAAAtagaaaagacaaaatattaAATAGAAGGGATGTCTTTCAGTATTTAAACTAActtgaacttattttttttttctttgtttgaagGATTCTGATTCTCACAAGTTGTGAAACTCAACGTTGTCTAGATGTGTGTCAACTGAAATCAAATGTTTTGCGAATTCAGCTGCGTCTTGCAGAAACCTTTTGTTGCTCTGAAAGAATGAGACTTTTTGACACTTCTGCAcccattaaaaacaacaatatataGGATTATAATTTAAGAGGTGCGTCTAACATTCTCCCCTGTTACAAATGTGTCACGCATTCCTAGAGACCTAGTTTACACATTACTGATTTAAATGTTTCCTCAAGATCATTTGTGAAAAAAGCTTCATAGATAAACACATACTTTACTGTTCAACGAAATGCAGCTCATAGTTACTGTTTTGCACTAATGAAGTGGAACCATCTATTTCCTGGTCATAGATGTATGTTATGTGATGCAACAACAGCaaatcattattgttattattatcatccttattattattattattactccaGCCGTAGCTCTGCTGTGGTGATTGTCTGAAGTCTTTGATTCCTTTGTAAAACAAATCTGAAGCTGGACGCAGAGGAAAAGGCACTCTGCCATCACCAACTGTAGACAGTAGCTGTAACTGGTTGAATTTAGTGTTCAGTGTGACACTTGTCCCTTTAAAACTGACTGAAACCTCAGTTAAATTACCCGTCTGTAACCATAACTGTTGTACTGACTGTTAACCATGTTTTTCCCATGTGATGATTTAAgagtattttatttgatttattgttcgtGTACAGTTTAGTTTTCTTTACCAacatgatttgagaataaatgttaacattctcatgaaaaaaaaaaaaaaaaaaaaagttgtaatgtttgagtgttttaatgttttaatgttttaatgttttagtgttttaatgttttattgttttaatgttctaatgttttagtgtttttatgttttagtgttttaatgtttttatgttttagtgttttaatgttttagtgttttaatgttttggtgttttaaagttgtaatgtttgagtgttttaatgttttaatgttttaatgttttagtgttttaatgttttattgttttaatgttctaatgttttagttttttttatgttttagtgtttttatgttttagtgttttagtgttttaatgttttaatggtTTAATGTTGTAatgttttagtgttttaa encodes:
- the zgc:153990 gene encoding myb-related transcription factor, partner of profilin isoform X2, with product MDVVTAPGRGSGTMSSPVLLNQDSIIRFKKRKARFTFSEVHILLDEVRKHRLVVVGKFNRGVPTDVKKRTWAEIAARVNEIGECQREVIEVIKKWSDLKCDTKRKVAAMRSGTVPNRGLNSRLSRDLNQTEKIVLQILEMDDGQNLDLGPLEDEDGEEEDEDDEEMEEDDDMMEGSPNGGETAMGPPGGMGGLSDAETAFGDSDEDQEDVPSSTPAAKLADGPAVPLVNNGVLKPALPLPGPAPGAVSGQDPGPGPASEQPPPGQAPGSAPGPAPAPGPGPVPDPPQVLPAPGPASSTPDGSSVLQSAQLSLQEQHSTNVLLETVSRSLELLAESVTQLAETQTEFVRESLTLQRETVTVLRDFTGGAIALIHDKLNGRPL
- the zgc:153990 gene encoding WW domain-binding protein 11 isoform X1, with translation MDVVTAPGRGSGTMSSPVLLNQDSIIRFKKRKARFTFSEVHILLDEVRKHRLVVVGKFNRGVPTDVKKRTWAEIAARVNEIGECQREVIEVIKKWSDLKCDTKRKVAAMRSGTVPNRGLNSRLSRDLNQTEKIVLQILEMDDGQNLDLGPLEDEDGEEEDEDDEEMEEDDDMMEGSPNGGETAMGPPGGMGGLSGDSSQTPFDVQYELPSTEDAETAFGDSDEDQEDVPSSTPAAKLADGPAVPLVNNGVLKPALPLPGPAPGAVSGQDPGPGPASEQPPPGQAPGSAPGPAPAPGPGPVPDPPQVLPAPGPASSTPDGSSVLQSAQLSLQEQHSTNVLLETVSRSLELLAESVTQLAETQTEFVRESLTLQRETVTVLRDFTGGAIALIHDKLNGRPL